Proteins from a genomic interval of Streptomyces fodineus:
- a CDS encoding ATP-grasp domain-containing protein, with protein MKKILLIEAFANSGPYVLDAARALGAHVFVATHEDVYESYPAELRDKIHGAVFTDLTDSDRALAELAAFAEATEVDAVAGCREFFSPLVALLAERLGLPGNDPRRARACRNRAQMAEVFVAGQVPAPRTISVHTAGQAARALGRAGIGFPVVVKPAEQGGSCGVSVVGSPEQLDTAVRHAQSRPIAAPHGLPMDQRVIVQEYVPGPEFSLDTVVWRDEYFHLPMVEKHTTGGTYRAAAGHTCPAALPPAGLHGLRTATERALRALGIRNGVAHTQLKISPDAGPVVIEVGARLPGDHLVDVVRRASGIDEARAYLQAVLDEKPDVPAPREGACAIRFLTPPRAGTFHGVTILGRHDGLVDQNITTQPGAAVGTAHGNSARVGHLVFTAPTSAQVNADAARALAHTRVEVS; from the coding sequence GTGAAGAAGATCCTGCTGATCGAAGCATTCGCAAACTCCGGCCCCTATGTGCTGGATGCGGCCCGGGCACTCGGCGCGCACGTCTTCGTCGCCACGCACGAGGACGTGTACGAGAGCTACCCCGCCGAGCTGCGCGACAAGATCCACGGCGCGGTGTTCACCGACCTCACCGACTCCGACCGGGCGCTCGCGGAACTGGCCGCGTTCGCCGAGGCGACGGAGGTCGACGCGGTGGCCGGTTGCCGGGAGTTCTTCAGCCCGCTGGTCGCCCTCCTGGCCGAGCGCCTGGGGCTGCCCGGCAATGACCCCCGGCGCGCCCGGGCGTGCCGGAACAGGGCGCAGATGGCCGAGGTCTTCGTCGCGGGCCAGGTGCCCGCGCCGAGAACGATCAGCGTGCACACGGCCGGGCAGGCGGCACGTGCCCTCGGCCGCGCGGGCATCGGGTTCCCGGTCGTCGTCAAACCGGCCGAGCAGGGCGGTTCCTGTGGTGTGAGTGTGGTCGGCAGTCCCGAACAGCTCGACACGGCCGTACGGCATGCGCAGTCCCGGCCGATCGCCGCCCCGCACGGCCTGCCCATGGATCAGCGTGTCATCGTCCAGGAGTACGTCCCCGGACCCGAGTTCAGCCTGGACACCGTGGTCTGGCGTGACGAGTACTTCCACCTGCCGATGGTCGAGAAGCACACCACCGGCGGTACCTACCGGGCGGCGGCCGGTCACACCTGCCCCGCGGCTCTGCCACCCGCCGGCCTTCACGGCCTGCGGACGGCCACCGAACGGGCCCTGCGGGCCCTCGGCATCCGCAACGGCGTCGCCCACACCCAACTCAAGATCTCGCCCGACGCGGGCCCCGTCGTCATCGAGGTCGGCGCCCGCCTGCCGGGAGACCACCTCGTGGACGTCGTACGCCGCGCCTCCGGCATCGACGAGGCCCGCGCCTACCTCCAGGCCGTCCTCGACGAGAAGCCGGACGTGCCCGCGCCGAGGGAAGGGGCGTGCGCGATCCGGTTCCTCACGCCGCCCCGCGCCGGCACCTTCCACGGGGTGACCATCCTCGGCCGCCACGACGGCCTGGTCGACCAGAACATCACCACCCAGCCAGGGGCCGCCGTCGGCACGGCCCACGGCAACTCGGCCCGCGTCGGTCACCTGGTCTTCACCGCACCCACGTCCGCGCAGGTCAACGCCGACGCCGCCCGCGCACTCGCCCACACCCGCGTAGAGGTGAGCTGA
- a CDS encoding GntR family transcriptional regulator, whose amino-acid sequence MSEEPTPSAGRGTRSRAGRGGTPLWRHVRDDLRSRLARGEFGDSFPGENELAARYEVSRHTIREALRELREEGLVTAAKGRRPRPVGEAVIEQPVGALYSLFSSVEAAGLEQRSIVRNLDIRADAHVAVRLGMEESTPLLYLERIRLADGEPLAHDKVWLLASDARALLGVDFSHTALYDELADRCGIRLVGGEERIKAVIPTAAEQRLLGLPEGVAAFSIERVGRTHGRAVEWRTTLIRGDRFSVVAQFDARAGYRIDPAGTPFIRSGRSIRRLDPAR is encoded by the coding sequence ATGAGCGAGGAACCGACCCCCTCGGCCGGCCGGGGAACACGGTCGCGGGCAGGCCGGGGCGGGACTCCGCTGTGGCGCCATGTGCGCGACGACCTCAGATCCCGGTTGGCGCGAGGTGAGTTCGGCGACTCCTTCCCCGGAGAGAACGAGCTGGCCGCGCGGTACGAGGTGAGCCGGCACACCATTCGCGAGGCACTGCGCGAGCTGAGGGAGGAGGGGCTGGTCACCGCGGCGAAAGGCCGACGGCCGCGACCGGTGGGCGAGGCGGTCATAGAACAGCCCGTCGGCGCCCTCTACAGCCTGTTCTCCTCCGTCGAGGCGGCCGGCCTCGAGCAGCGCAGCATCGTCCGCAACCTCGACATCCGTGCCGACGCGCACGTGGCAGTGCGCCTGGGCATGGAGGAGTCGACGCCGCTGCTGTATCTCGAACGGATCCGCCTGGCCGACGGAGAACCCCTGGCCCACGACAAGGTGTGGCTGCTGGCTTCGGACGCCCGGGCGTTGCTCGGCGTCGACTTCAGCCACACGGCGCTCTACGACGAACTCGCCGACCGCTGTGGCATTCGTCTGGTCGGGGGAGAGGAACGTATCAAGGCGGTCATTCCCACGGCTGCCGAACAAAGGCTGCTCGGCCTCCCCGAGGGGGTGGCGGCGTTCTCCATCGAACGGGTCGGCCGTACGCACGGCCGCGCCGTCGAGTGGCGCACCACCCTCATCCGCGGCGACCGGTTCAGTGTCGTGGCGCAGTTCGACGCCCGCGCCGGGTACCGCATCGATCCTGCCGGAACGCCTTTCATCCGGTCGGGCCGGAGCATACGACGGCTCGATCCGGCGCGGTGA
- a CDS encoding Smr/MutS family protein, with protein MLSLDLHPIFRNNRDIELALRQFLFRANHSGETVVEIIPGKGSGRLKARVLAFLDQKHIRKLYVRREVDTGNAGRILVYFDEAGLSG; from the coding sequence ATGTTGTCGCTCGATCTCCACCCGATCTTCCGCAACAACCGCGACATCGAACTGGCGCTGCGCCAGTTCCTGTTCAGGGCCAACCACTCGGGCGAAACCGTCGTGGAGATCATTCCGGGCAAGGGTTCCGGGCGGCTGAAGGCCCGCGTTCTCGCGTTCCTGGACCAGAAGCACATCAGAAAGCTGTACGTCCGGCGTGAGGTCGACACGGGCAACGCCGGACGCATCCTTGTGTACTTCGACGAGGCGGGTCTCTCGGGCTGA
- a CDS encoding terpene synthase family protein — MPQDIVFHLPFAPEVGPDADGARRRSLDWCRRQGLVAHPVDQERFLRWDIAGLMAAWVPRAAGDRLDLTVDAVVVATLLDDPFDGPLAAQPRRVAAACRAFTDVITSGAGAGAGAPAGAGPLVCAFGQVCRRLAYQASPAWLESTGRHWQRYLNAYAVEAGNRAQHRIPTRAEHFALRRDSGFVQAMPDLSQKAYDFELPPHLSTDPKVRRMLDITADVVDTVNDVHSVEKEESRGDVHNLVLVIEHELGCDRDAAIICSGAGPVCATRTWCPRASRLSSPIC, encoded by the coding sequence ATGCCGCAGGACATCGTGTTCCACCTTCCCTTCGCGCCGGAGGTCGGCCCGGATGCGGACGGTGCCCGGCGGCGCAGCCTTGACTGGTGCCGACGCCAGGGCCTGGTGGCACACCCAGTCGACCAGGAGCGGTTCCTGCGCTGGGACATCGCCGGACTGATGGCGGCGTGGGTCCCACGGGCCGCCGGTGACCGGCTGGATCTCACGGTGGACGCCGTCGTCGTGGCGACGCTCCTGGACGACCCGTTCGACGGCCCCCTGGCCGCCCAGCCGCGCCGCGTCGCGGCGGCCTGCCGGGCCTTCACCGACGTGATCACCTCGGGCGCAGGCGCAGGCGCAGGCGCACCGGCCGGCGCGGGTCCGCTGGTCTGCGCGTTCGGGCAGGTGTGCCGCCGCCTGGCGTACCAGGCCTCGCCCGCCTGGCTGGAGAGCACCGGCCGGCACTGGCAGCGGTATCTGAACGCGTACGCCGTGGAAGCCGGCAACCGTGCGCAGCACCGCATCCCGACCCGGGCCGAGCACTTCGCGCTGCGCCGCGATTCCGGCTTCGTCCAGGCGATGCCGGACCTGAGTCAGAAGGCGTACGACTTCGAACTCCCGCCCCACCTCTCCACGGATCCGAAGGTGCGACGCATGCTGGACATCACCGCCGACGTCGTGGACACCGTCAATGACGTCCATTCGGTCGAGAAGGAGGAGTCCCGCGGCGACGTGCACAATCTGGTCCTGGTCATCGAGCATGAACTCGGCTGCGACCGCGACGCCGCGATCATCTGCTCTGGAGCCGGGCCTGTCTGCGCTACTCGCACCTGGTGCCCCCGGGCGAGCCGGCTCTCGTCACCGATCTGCTGA
- a CDS encoding sulfite exporter TauE/SafE family protein, with amino-acid sequence MSSLVLALAAGALIGLALGGLGGGGSVLAVPALIYLLGFTPVSATTAGLVIVALTSATALSAHARDGHVRWGAGLLFAAAGIGPAMLGSALAAQLPAGALQAAFAMVAAVAAVRMLRPGPEDSDTRRIRPGHAAAAGAGLGAVTGVLGVGGGFLAVPALVAVLGVRMREAVGTSLLVITVNSLAALALRGGTADRLDWGVVGPFAGAAVLGAWDGRRLAAKAQPKTLQRAFALALLAVAAFMFGDAVV; translated from the coding sequence GTGAGCTCCCTGGTCCTCGCCCTCGCGGCCGGCGCGCTGATCGGGCTGGCCCTCGGCGGGCTCGGCGGCGGTGGCAGTGTCCTGGCCGTGCCCGCCCTGATCTACCTGCTCGGCTTCACCCCCGTGTCGGCCACCACCGCCGGGCTGGTGATCGTGGCCCTCACCTCGGCAACCGCCCTGAGCGCGCACGCCCGTGACGGACATGTCCGCTGGGGTGCGGGACTGCTCTTCGCCGCGGCGGGCATCGGCCCGGCGATGCTGGGTTCCGCCCTCGCCGCCCAGCTGCCTGCGGGCGCCCTGCAGGCGGCCTTCGCGATGGTCGCCGCCGTCGCGGCGGTACGCATGCTGCGACCCGGCCCGGAGGACTCGGACACCCGAAGGATCAGGCCCGGACACGCGGCGGCGGCCGGCGCGGGACTCGGCGCCGTAACCGGTGTCCTCGGAGTCGGCGGCGGCTTCCTCGCGGTACCCGCTCTCGTGGCCGTACTCGGAGTCCGCATGCGCGAGGCCGTCGGTACGAGCCTGCTGGTCATCACCGTCAACTCGCTCGCGGCGCTCGCACTGCGCGGCGGCACGGCGGACCGGCTCGACTGGGGGGTCGTCGGCCCCTTCGCCGGCGCCGCGGTGCTGGGAGCGTGGGACGGCAGGCGCCTGGCCGCCAAGGCGCAGCCGAAGACCTTGCAACGCGCCTTCGCCCTGGCGCTGCTGGCCGTGGCCGCTTTCATGTTCGGCGACGCCGTGGTCTGA
- a CDS encoding TrmB family transcriptional regulator, translating into MELEDGTVNDLMSLGLPRYEARVYLSLIRRGSYTAAEVAREADVPRQRVYDVLDALVRRHLVTAHPGRVAMYSAVTPELALARLMTVQRESVDRLERVSQELAGVLQPLWSQGREHTDPLDYIEILRDPKAISERFADIQRQARHELLTFCKPPFVAPAENTEGLAVVRRLHRAGGTVRAIYLDEALGDPGTVEHVRRFATAGEEARFAPELPLKLVIADAALVLCDMPDPVAGAGSTTTLFIEHPALAGCLRLAFHTVWKDAVPAPESSLAP; encoded by the coding sequence ATGGAGCTGGAAGATGGAACCGTCAACGACCTGATGTCCCTGGGACTGCCCCGATACGAGGCACGGGTCTACCTGTCGCTCATCAGGCGTGGTTCCTACACGGCCGCCGAGGTGGCCCGGGAGGCCGACGTACCGCGCCAACGCGTGTACGACGTGCTGGACGCGCTCGTGCGGCGGCATCTGGTCACCGCCCACCCCGGACGGGTGGCCATGTACTCCGCCGTCACGCCCGAGTTGGCCCTCGCCCGGCTGATGACCGTGCAACGGGAGTCCGTCGACCGCCTGGAGCGGGTCTCGCAGGAGCTGGCCGGTGTCCTGCAGCCGCTCTGGTCGCAGGGGCGGGAACACACCGATCCGCTGGACTACATCGAGATCCTGCGCGACCCCAAAGCGATCTCCGAGCGCTTCGCCGACATCCAGCGGCAGGCCCGACACGAACTACTCACCTTCTGCAAGCCGCCGTTCGTCGCCCCCGCCGAGAACACGGAGGGCCTGGCGGTGGTCCGCCGACTGCACCGGGCGGGCGGCACCGTCCGGGCGATCTACCTCGACGAGGCCCTGGGCGACCCCGGGACCGTGGAGCACGTACGGCGCTTCGCCACCGCCGGGGAGGAGGCCCGCTTCGCCCCCGAACTGCCGCTGAAACTCGTCATCGCCGATGCCGCCCTCGTCCTGTGCGACATGCCGGACCCGGTGGCCGGCGCCGGCTCCACCACCACGCTCTTCATCGAGCACCCGGCCCTGGCGGGCTGCCTGCGGCTGGCCTTCCACACCGTCTGGAAGGATGCCGTACCGGCTCCGGAGTCCAGCCTGGCGCCCTGA
- a CDS encoding ATP-grasp domain-containing protein, giving the protein MKTKLEALGIRTVMTPLAATRVLCDKWETKRVLAAHGLTTPPAVLVDSDLLNYRALPVPAYPDAVRLAAQDIGYPLMAKPLWDSTSMGIAFIPDPARLDRYLAARPAAHTVLEKCVGGLCSVDIVGAAGHYTVMPLIRTGTAGGPPAFTFEDLRYAAPARDDDFRPTAQRLVDLCTELGVEGSVNVDMVHADGVYHVLEINPRIGGATTLSIAAGGLNTFVALLDILSGTWPTRTSAPAERYAIECLTANPTPGLLAELRARIDLVTCHDLIIDGHNHGGILTFTVDPGDEQRVVKELTELCTRTDFIAPPMLDKIRRLLTSAGR; this is encoded by the coding sequence GTGAAGACCAAGCTCGAAGCCCTCGGCATCCGCACCGTCATGACACCCCTCGCGGCCACGCGCGTCCTGTGCGACAAGTGGGAGACCAAGCGGGTCCTGGCCGCGCACGGTCTCACCACCCCGCCCGCCGTCCTGGTCGACAGCGATCTCCTCAACTACCGGGCGCTGCCCGTCCCGGCCTACCCGGACGCCGTACGCCTCGCCGCCCAGGACATCGGATATCCCCTCATGGCGAAGCCGTTGTGGGACTCCACCAGCATGGGCATCGCCTTCATCCCCGATCCCGCCCGCCTCGACCGCTACCTGGCCGCCCGGCCTGCCGCGCACACGGTCCTGGAGAAGTGCGTCGGCGGGCTCTGCTCGGTCGACATCGTCGGCGCCGCAGGCCACTACACCGTCATGCCACTCATCCGGACCGGCACCGCGGGAGGCCCTCCGGCGTTCACGTTCGAAGACCTGCGTTACGCCGCCCCGGCCCGGGACGACGACTTCCGGCCCACGGCACAGCGCCTGGTGGACCTGTGCACGGAACTCGGAGTCGAAGGGTCGGTCAACGTCGACATGGTCCACGCCGACGGCGTCTACCACGTCCTGGAGATCAACCCCCGGATCGGCGGAGCAACCACCCTGTCCATCGCCGCCGGCGGACTCAACACCTTCGTCGCCCTCCTCGACATCCTGAGCGGCACCTGGCCGACCCGGACCAGTGCTCCGGCCGAGCGATACGCGATCGAGTGCCTCACCGCGAACCCCACGCCCGGGCTGCTCGCCGAACTCCGTGCCCGTATCGACCTCGTGACCTGCCACGACCTGATCATCGACGGCCACAACCACGGCGGCATCCTCACGTTCACCGTGGACCCGGGTGACGAGCAACGCGTGGTGAAGGAACTCACGGAACTGTGCACGCGGACCGACTTCATCGCGCCGCCGATGCTCGACAAGATCCGCCGCCTCCTGACGTCCGCGGGCCGGTGA
- a CDS encoding rhodanese-like domain-containing protein, which produces MKTFRSGADRITVAEAVERTAHGLASEAGVHVDAAVLLDVRELDEWSAGHAPGAVHHSLTGLLAGVPLPTEARGRRLVVICRSGNRSRRAAELLTAGGAEAVDVIGGMRAWAQAGLPVVDARGLHGTVA; this is translated from the coding sequence ATGAAGACATTCCGTTCCGGCGCAGACCGGATCACCGTAGCGGAAGCGGTTGAACGCACCGCGCACGGGCTTGCGTCCGAAGCCGGCGTGCACGTCGACGCGGCCGTACTGCTGGACGTCCGCGAACTCGACGAGTGGAGCGCCGGCCACGCACCCGGAGCCGTACACCATTCCCTCACCGGACTCCTCGCAGGCGTGCCACTGCCCACCGAGGCCCGAGGGCGCCGGCTGGTCGTCATCTGCCGCTCCGGCAACCGGTCCCGGCGAGCCGCCGAACTGCTGACAGCGGGCGGCGCCGAGGCCGTGGACGTGATCGGGGGAATGCGCGCGTGGGCGCAGGCCGGGCTGCCGGTGGTGGACGCGCGGGGCCTGCACGGTACGGTCGCGTGA
- a CDS encoding NAD(P)/FAD-dependent oxidoreductase, translated as MTTDAHHKVLIVGGGTAGISVAARLLRHGIRDIGLVEPSTTHYYQPLWTLVGGGRATAGASARPQRSVLPRGVRWIRDRVETVDPEGRTVGTADGRTIAYDRLVVCPGIQLDWNRVPGMAQAVTAPHSSSNYAYELAPKTWDLIRSMRSGTAVFTMPSGPIKCGGAPQKIAYLAADHWREQGVLKDIRVVLVLPTPGMFGVPVFAEELERVVARYGIEVRKNSELVEVDPDGRNAVVVDHASGTKDSIRFDMMHLVPPQSAPDWLKETPLADPADPAGYVEIDKHTMRHVRHPDVFALGDAGSSPNSKTGAAIRKQAPVVARNVAASLANAEPLPASYDGYSSCPITTSRHSMLLAEFDYTLRHRPTLPLIDTTRERRDMWYLKRYGLPFLYWNLMLRGRA; from the coding sequence ATGACCACCGACGCTCACCACAAGGTCCTCATCGTGGGGGGAGGAACCGCCGGCATCAGCGTCGCGGCCCGCCTGCTGCGCCACGGCATCCGCGACATCGGGCTCGTCGAGCCCTCCACCACGCACTACTACCAGCCGCTATGGACACTCGTCGGCGGCGGGCGGGCCACCGCCGGGGCAAGCGCCCGCCCCCAGCGGTCCGTCTTACCGAGGGGCGTCCGCTGGATCCGCGACCGGGTGGAGACCGTGGACCCCGAGGGACGGACGGTCGGCACCGCCGACGGACGCACCATCGCCTACGACAGGCTGGTCGTCTGCCCCGGCATCCAGCTCGACTGGAACAGGGTCCCCGGCATGGCGCAGGCCGTCACCGCGCCGCACTCCTCCAGCAACTACGCCTACGAACTGGCGCCCAAAACCTGGGACTTGATCCGCTCGATGCGCTCGGGCACAGCGGTGTTCACCATGCCGTCAGGTCCGATCAAGTGTGGTGGAGCACCACAGAAGATCGCCTATCTGGCCGCGGACCACTGGCGTGAGCAGGGTGTCCTGAAGGACATACGGGTGGTCCTCGTGCTGCCCACACCCGGGATGTTCGGGGTTCCCGTGTTCGCGGAGGAACTGGAGCGGGTCGTGGCGCGCTACGGCATCGAGGTGCGCAAGAACAGCGAACTGGTCGAAGTGGACCCGGACGGCCGCAACGCCGTGGTCGTCGACCACGCGTCCGGGACCAAGGACTCCATCCGTTTCGACATGATGCACCTCGTGCCGCCCCAGTCGGCACCCGACTGGCTCAAGGAGACTCCGCTGGCCGATCCGGCGGATCCCGCCGGCTATGTGGAGATCGACAAGCACACCATGCGTCATGTGCGCCATCCCGACGTCTTCGCCCTCGGCGACGCCGGCTCCTCACCCAACTCCAAGACGGGCGCCGCGATCCGTAAACAGGCTCCCGTCGTCGCCCGGAACGTCGCCGCCAGCCTCGCGAACGCCGAGCCGCTGCCCGCGTCGTACGACGGATACTCCTCCTGTCCGATCACCACCTCACGACACAGCATGCTGCTGGCCGAGTTCGACTACACCCTGCGGCACCGTCCCACTCTCCCCCTCATCGACACGACCCGTGAACGCCGGGACATGTGGTACCTCAAGCGCTATGGGCTGCCGTTCCTCTACTGGAACCTCATGCTCCGCGGACGCGCCTGA
- a CDS encoding S53 family peptidase, whose translation MIRRGAPAFLSAAALITAGLAASHSAAFATTATASSPASTVSTHRLCSQPSKPGYMACQAVVRTDLKAQKTLGRHDAPKGFGPADLQAAYNLPKDGGKGATVAIVDANDDPNAEKDLAAYRSQYGLPECSTSNGCFKKIDQDGGSKYPTPDAGWAGEISLDVDMVSAACPQCHILLVEAKSANMDDLGAAVNQAVKQGAKYVSNSYGGGEEAADTQADDKYFKHPGVAITVSSGDSGYGTEYPAASQYVTAVGGTSLKKDGSTRGYSESVWGTSAGGEGAGSGCSQFDAKPSWQKDTSCTKRSVADVAAVADPATGLAVYDTYQASGWNVYGGTSASSPFIAGVYALAGAPGANDVPASYPYAHPDKLNDVTDGSNGSCSDYLCKAGKGYDGPTGLGTPNGVAAFTK comes from the coding sequence CTGATACGTCGCGGCGCACCCGCGTTCCTGTCTGCAGCAGCCCTGATCACCGCCGGCCTGGCCGCCTCGCACTCGGCGGCCTTCGCGACGACGGCCACGGCCTCGTCCCCGGCCTCCACCGTGTCCACCCACCGGCTCTGTTCACAGCCGAGCAAGCCCGGATACATGGCCTGCCAAGCGGTCGTCCGCACCGACCTCAAGGCGCAGAAGACCCTCGGCAGGCACGACGCCCCCAAGGGCTTCGGACCGGCCGACCTGCAGGCCGCCTACAACCTGCCCAAGGACGGCGGCAAGGGCGCCACCGTCGCGATCGTCGACGCCAACGACGACCCGAACGCCGAGAAGGACCTGGCGGCCTACCGGTCCCAGTACGGCCTGCCGGAGTGCAGCACCAGCAACGGCTGCTTCAAGAAGATCGACCAGGACGGCGGCTCGAAGTACCCGACGCCCGACGCCGGTTGGGCCGGAGAGATCTCCCTCGATGTGGACATGGTCAGCGCCGCCTGCCCCCAGTGCCACATCCTGCTCGTCGAGGCCAAGTCCGCCAACATGGACGACCTCGGTGCGGCCGTGAACCAGGCCGTCAAGCAGGGCGCCAAGTACGTCTCCAACAGCTACGGCGGGGGCGAGGAGGCCGCCGACACCCAGGCGGACGACAAGTACTTCAAGCACCCCGGCGTCGCCATCACCGTCAGCTCCGGCGACAGCGGCTACGGCACCGAGTACCCGGCCGCCTCGCAGTACGTGACGGCCGTCGGCGGTACGTCGCTCAAGAAGGACGGCAGCACCCGCGGCTACTCCGAGTCCGTGTGGGGCACGTCCGCCGGCGGCGAGGGAGCGGGCTCGGGCTGCTCGCAGTTCGACGCCAAGCCGTCCTGGCAGAAGGACACCAGCTGCACCAAGCGCAGTGTCGCCGACGTCGCGGCCGTCGCCGACCCGGCCACCGGTCTCGCCGTCTACGACACCTACCAGGCAAGCGGCTGGAACGTGTACGGCGGAACCAGCGCCTCCTCGCCGTTCATCGCCGGTGTCTACGCGCTGGCCGGCGCCCCGGGCGCCAATGACGTTCCGGCGTCCTACCCCTACGCCCACCCGGACAAGCTGAACGACGTCACCGACGGCTCGAACGGGTCCTGCAGCGACTACCTCTGCAAGGCGGGCAAGGGCTATGACGGCCCGACGGGCCTGGGCACCCCGAACGGTGTCGCGGCCTTCACCAAGTAA
- a CDS encoding MBL fold metallo-hydrolase has protein sequence MFFVDTIEVTGLGNRSYLAGGERTAVAVDPPRDVDRVLAAAARRGVRISHVVETHIHNDYVTGGLDLARITGAAYLVPAGAGVSFARIPVHDGDRTVIDTGLVLRALATPGHTPHHTAYVLEELGTAVAAFTGGSLLIGTVGRPDLVEPRLTESLARAQHASAHRLATELPDGAAVLPTHGFGSFCSAGRAEGNETTIGKEKASNEALTQDVDTFVTRMLAGLDDVPAYYAHMAPANSAGPTPVDLTTPAIADAAEIAARLAAGEWVVDLRNRIAFAEGHVTGTYNFEADGQLATYLAWLIPWGKPVTLLAESAEQLAHAQRELVRVGIDRPAAAATGEPSAWTAEGDALAAFPRATFADLAGRHPAKGVVALDVRRACERAAGYIEGSVHIPLHTLHRRLDEVPPGEVWVHCAGGMRAAIAASLLDAAGRDVVAVDDSFPAAYTTGLCLRTA, from the coding sequence ATGTTCTTCGTCGACACGATCGAGGTCACGGGGCTCGGCAACCGTAGTTACCTGGCAGGCGGCGAGCGTACGGCCGTGGCCGTCGACCCGCCACGTGACGTCGACCGCGTGCTGGCGGCCGCGGCCCGCAGGGGCGTGCGGATCTCGCACGTCGTCGAGACCCACATCCACAACGACTACGTCACCGGTGGCCTGGACCTCGCCCGCATCACCGGCGCCGCCTATCTCGTACCTGCCGGGGCCGGCGTGTCGTTCGCGCGCATACCCGTGCACGACGGCGACCGTACGGTCATAGACACGGGTCTCGTCCTGCGGGCGCTGGCGACGCCCGGTCACACCCCGCACCACACCGCCTACGTCCTCGAGGAGCTCGGAACGGCCGTCGCGGCGTTCACGGGAGGCTCCCTGCTGATCGGTACCGTCGGCCGCCCCGACCTGGTCGAGCCGCGCCTGACCGAAAGCCTCGCCCGTGCGCAGCACGCATCCGCACACCGTCTCGCCACGGAACTGCCGGACGGCGCCGCCGTGTTGCCCACGCACGGATTCGGCAGCTTCTGCTCTGCCGGCCGGGCCGAGGGGAACGAGACCACCATCGGGAAGGAGAAGGCCTCGAACGAGGCCCTCACCCAGGACGTCGACACCTTCGTCACCCGCATGCTGGCGGGGCTCGACGACGTTCCCGCGTACTACGCGCACATGGCTCCCGCCAACTCCGCCGGGCCCACTCCGGTCGACCTCACCACGCCCGCGATCGCCGACGCCGCCGAGATCGCGGCGCGACTGGCCGCCGGGGAGTGGGTCGTCGACCTGCGCAACCGGATCGCGTTCGCCGAAGGACACGTCACCGGCACCTACAACTTCGAGGCCGACGGGCAACTCGCCACCTACCTGGCCTGGTTGATCCCCTGGGGCAAACCCGTGACGCTGCTCGCCGAATCGGCCGAGCAACTGGCACACGCCCAACGCGAGTTGGTGCGCGTCGGGATCGACCGCCCGGCCGCCGCGGCCACCGGCGAACCGTCGGCCTGGACGGCCGAGGGCGACGCCCTGGCCGCTTTCCCGCGCGCCACCTTCGCAGACCTGGCCGGGCGGCACCCCGCCAAGGGCGTGGTCGCGCTGGACGTCCGGCGCGCCTGCGAGCGGGCCGCCGGATACATCGAGGGCTCGGTCCACATCCCGCTGCACACCCTGCACCGGCGCCTCGACGAGGTGCCGCCCGGTGAGGTGTGGGTGCACTGCGCGGGTGGCATGCGCGCCGCCATCGCCGCCTCGCTGCTGGACGCGGCAGGCCGTGACGTCGTCGCCGTGGACGACTCCTTCCCGGCCGCCTACACGACCGGACTCTGCCTTCGTACCGCCTGA